The Echeneis naucrates chromosome 8, fEcheNa1.1, whole genome shotgun sequence genome has a window encoding:
- the camsap3 gene encoding calmodulin-regulated spectrin-associated protein 3 isoform X3 — MLSKADDKLVTDADLRHKPIKMSAHLAVIDALMAVGAMEMVTAVNTCGSAELLGGASSWEDALLHWVNALNQKLRELSEGSKNDSSQVVTEPQPVQPSLRYRKDKTQSKQNPIFPVVNEVKHLSSGCAIAAVIHYYCPGLLRLEDVCMKDSMSVADSLYNLQVIREFCDSCLKSCCYLALEDMLYTPQELQLNLMSFLAELLSWFEVRKPEFVQPINTLDGSTPATQSSLSCNSTSPSIFKKPFLPISSPASGPLTQSTSMSHIEGVGKSWSKKPLSRPLSAVSFSIPFGLDSDVDIVMGNPVITRSVSSDQLNPAGQNITRVPYTPPEDLSHLLNKPQGPNGPQRASWATQAPSVPRVAEENGLAGTETGELPTIEEALQIIHNESKMEPRLHPDGAPDGFYLHSPDDPGSSRHNSNLAAISCSAPTRSGMMYRPTRESREPTRTRNTSECSRDDDSVLRDGSVDSDASEDMPKAQSTPSTPAVGAHSARGNGRGESDSGVKMTSFAERKKKQTPDSPKVSDSSPQMTTWAQKSEESPSKSPQLNNEMSELGARLEEKRRAIEAQKKRIEAIFAKHRQRLGKSAFMQLKREQREGEAESEGGNGQVSTSSTEEDLSHLTLEERLARMEEEEQQEQDQQHPQVEDDGNIKGGLFNKPVGHCKEKAGTPGDKGPQGIPGEKMMAPLGDYNNAVSKLTAALSSLQSDMQRLTEQQNQLINKKAGTPNKSWVIPASPKTPPQARPSARMSRESTRDLNSASSSPSASRRIANHTTPPKSPHVQRRAQSVPPKSPKHHHHSRPLDIKVPTLSRVLTPPQNVDRIPHLRRVNPWQSQVQTSSSFSLGDSGSLDELCSAGATPVPTPAITPLPTPTATPRPTADDALSEVGSIDDHSIFSMDLEAGSLHSPLPKKEGQTGGGYSSGAPSECSFESDAPAGMPNGKRSSLIEIPLSALRDGEDDDVPADAFSDSMSDRTEPELKPGVGFFFKDDKEKPEDEMAQRRAALLEKQQKRAEEMKRRKLEQEKEKESNKPQWMIIEGWGNKSEDRPQTPGTPPASRTPPVEGTPQRRGDFTRQEYERRQQLKIMEDLDKVLRQKPTTVRGVKKQRPKTVFRDDSVLSQSPVKGFMGTKLNKVYSHSTMNLSSMANDSGGLSVRKSPSRSHSPSRLMSPRRTSSHNGDRDWETGSTISSPASIPEYTGPKLYKEPSFKSNKFIIHNAITRCCLAGKVNEPQKNKIVEEMEKSTANHFLILFRDSSCQFRAVYTMNPETEEMARLTGIGPRIITAEMVESIYKYSSDRKQFTAIPSKTMSMSVDAFTIPGHFWQKRPGTPKKLGTPK, encoded by the exons cTCCGTTACAGGAAGGATAAAACTCAGTCCAAACAAAATCCCATCTTTCCAGTGGTGAATGAAGTCAAACATTTGTCCAGTGGTTGTGCTATTGCAGCTGTCATACATTACTATTGCCCTGGCCTGCTAAGACTTGAAG ACGTGTGTATGAAGGACTCCATGTCTGTAGCCGACAGTTTGTACAACCTGCAGGTCATTCGTGAGTTCTGTGACAGCTGTTTAAAGTCCTGCTGTTACTTAGCACTGGAGGACATGCTGTACACACCGCAGGAGCTTCAG CTCAACTTGATGAGTTTCCTGGCAGAGCTGCTGAGCTGGTTTGAAGTGCGAAAGCCAGAATTTGTTCAGCCTATTAACACGTTAG ATGGATCTACACCAGCAACACAGAGTAGCTTGAGTTGTAACAG TACCTCCCCTTCAATCTTCAAGAAGCCTTTCCTACCAATCTCCTCTCCTGCGTCAG GACCTTTGACTCAGTCTACCTCAATGTCTCATATAGAAGGAGTTGGAAAGTCATGGAGCAAAAAACCCCTCAG CCGCCCCTTGTCTGCAGTGTCCTTCAGCATTCCTTTTGGCCTGGATAGTGATGTGGATATTGTAATGGGCAACCCTGTGATAACACGCTCTGTGAGCTCAGATCAACTCAACCCAGCAGGCCAAAACATTACCCGAGTTCCCTACACCCCTCCTGAAGACCTTAGCCATTTGCTTAATAAACCCCAAGGTCCCAACGGCCCGCAGAGGGCTTCATGGGCCACCCAGGCTCCTAGTGTTCCACGGGTGGCAGAGGAGAATGGGCTTGCAGGGACTGAAACAGGAGAGCTGCCAACCATTGAGGAGGCTCTTCAAATTATCCACAATGAAAGCAAGATGGAGCCTCGTTTACACCCTGATGGTGCTCCTGATGGCTTCTACCTCCACTCTCCTGATGACCCTGGTAGCTCTAGACATAACAGCAATTTAGCAGCCATTAGCTGCTCCGCCCCTACTCGCTCAGGGATGATGTACCGGCCCACAAGAGAGTCCAGGGAGCCCACTCGCACCAGGAACACTTCTGAATGTTCACGAGATGACGACTCAGTTTTGAGAGATGGCAGTGTAGACTCTGATGCGTCTGAAGACATGCCTAAGGCTCAGTCCACTCCATCCACACCAGCTGTGGGTGCACACTCTGCTAGGGGAAATGGCAGAGGGGAGTCTGACAGCGGGGTGAAGATGACCAGCTTTGCTGAACGTAAAAAGAAGCAGACTCCAGACTCTCCAAAAGTCAGCGACTCTTCTCCTCAGATGACTACATGGGCTCAAAAGTCTGAAGAAAGCCCCAGCAAGAGCCCACAGCTCAATAATGAAATGTCTGAGCTGGGAGCTCGGCTTGAAGAAAAACGCAGAGCCATTGAGGCGCAGAAGAAACGCATTGAGGCCATTTTTGCAAAGCACCGGCAGAGACTGGGGAAGAGTGCCTTTATGCAGCTAAAGAGAGAGCAGCGAGAAGGCGAAGCTGAAAGCGAGGGAGGGAATGGCCAGGTCAGCACCTCATCCACAGAAGAAGACCTCTCTCATTTGACATTGGAAGAAAGACTTGCTCgtatggaggaggaagagcaacaGGAACAAGATCAACAGCACCCCCAAGTGGAGGATGATGGTAATATTAAAGGGGGACTCTTCAACAAGCCGGTAGGTCACTGCAAAGAGAAGGCAGGAACACCAGGAGATAAGGGCCCCCAGGGGATCCCAGGGGAGAAAATGATGGCTCCACTAGGGGACTATAACAATGCTGTCTCAAAGCTGACAGCAGCTCTTAGCTCTTTGCAAAGTGACATGCAACGGTTGACTGAGCAGCAAAACCAGCTAATAAACAAAAAGGCTGGAACTCCCAACAAGTCCTGGGTTATTCCAGCGAGCCCTAAAACCCCCCCCCAAGCCCGTCCCTCTGCACGCATGTCTCGAGAATCGACTCGAGATTTAAATTCTGCCTCCTCATCTCCGTCTGCATCACGCAGAATCGCAAACCACACCACTCCTCCTAAATCCCCCCATGTCCAGCGTAGAGCCCAATCTGTCCCACCCAAAAGCCCTAAACACCACCATCACAGTCGTCCCTTAGATATTAAGGTCCCAACACTATCCAGAGTTCTCACCCCACCCCAAAATGTGGACCGCATCCCCCACCTTCGACGTGTAAACCCCTGGCAATCCCAAGTCCAGACTTCATCCTCATTCTCTCTTGGCGACTCTGGCAGCTTAGATGAGCTGTGCTCAGCTGGAGCAACTCCTGTTCCCACACCAGCCATAACCCCCTTACCAACACCTACCGCAACTCCCCGTCCTACTGCTGATGACGCCCTATCAGAGGTAGGCTCCATTGATGATCACAGTATATTTAGCATGGACCTGGAGGCAGGATCCCTGCATAGTCCACTTCCTAAGAAGGAAGGGCAAACAGGTGGGGGCTACAGCTCTGGAGCCCCGTCAGAGTGCTCCTTTGAGAGCGATGCCCCAGCAGGGATGCCCAACGGCAAACGCAGTAGCCTGATCGAAATCCCCCTGTCTGCTCTGCGAGATGGGGAGGACGATGACGTACCAGCTGATGCCTTCTCTGACTCAATGAGTGACCGGACGGAGCCAGAGCTGAAACCAGGTGTTGGGTTCTTCTTCAAG gaTGACAAGGAGAAACCGGAAGATGAGATGGCCCAGCGAAGAGCAGCTCTGCtggagaaacagcagaagagaGCAGAAGAGATGAAACGGCGCAAACtggagcaggaaaaagaaaaagaatctaA CAAACCTCAGTGGATGATAATTGAGGGCTGGGGGAATAAGAGTGAGGACAGACCCCAGACCCCTGGCACACCTCCTGCATCACGCACCCCACCAGTAGAGGGAACTCCCCAGCGTAGAGGAGATTTCACAAGGCAGGAGTATGAACGGAGACAGCAGCTGAAGATCATGGAGGACTTGGACAAGGTTCTTAGGCAGAAACCCACCACGGTTCGTGGTGTCAAGAAACAGAGACCTAAGACTGTGTTCAGAGATGACTCTGTACTCTCTCAAAGCCCTGTCAAGGGTTTCATGG GCACCAAACTAAACAAAGTGTACTCCCACTCAACCATGAACCTGTCATCTATGGCTAATGACTCTGGTGGCCTGTCTGTTAGGAAGTCTCCGAG CCGTTCCCACTCTCCTTCCCGACTAATGTCACCAAGACGAACAAGTTCTCATAACGGAGACAGGGATTGGGAGACTGGCTCAACTATTTCCTCCCCCGCATCAATCCCAGAATATACAG GACCAAAGCTGTACAAGGAGCCTAGCTTTAAGTCCAACAAATTTATCATCCATAATGCTATTACTCGCTGCTGCCTGGCTGGAAAGGTCAATgaaccacagaaaaacaagattgTGGAG GAAATGGAGAAGAGCACGGCCAATcatttcctcatcctcttcagaGATTCCAGCTGCCAATTCCGAGCAGTTTACACCATGAATCCAGAAACAGAGGAGATGGCACGGCTCACTGGCATTGGTCCCCGTATCATTACAGCTGAGATGGTAGAATCCATTTACAAGTACAGCTCTGACCGCAAGCAGTTCACGGCCATCCCGTCCAAAACCATGTCCATGAGTGTTGACGCCTTCACCATTCCTGGTCACTTTTGGCAAAAGCGACCAGGAACTCCGAAAAAGCTCGGCACCCCCAAATAA